One Cryptomeria japonica chromosome 9, Sugi_1.0, whole genome shotgun sequence genomic window carries:
- the LOC131051309 gene encoding protein STAY-GREEN 1, chloroplastic isoform X3, whose translation MKSDSEIAAMAAGIAGRTVPCLQLKNAPAPLPHFGRGTLFQSQLGFKKNRYQIKRSSSGQVVARLFGPAIFEASKLKVLFLGTHEENHPAQLPRTYTLTHSDITSKITVAISQTINKDQLQGWYNRLQRDEVLAQWKMSQGKMSLHVHCHISGGHWLLDAIAKLRFYIFRKELPVVLEAFRHGDRALFEKHPALEDALVWVYFHSNVRQFKRLECWGSLAQASK comes from the exons ATGAAATCTGATTCAGAGATTGCCGCCATGGCAGCAGGAATAGCAGGAAGAACGGTCCCTTGCCTGCAGCTTAAGAATGCCCCTGCTCCTTTACCCCATTTTGGCAGGGGAACATTGTTTCAATCTCAATTAGGGTTTAAGAAGAACAGATACCAGATAAAGAGATCATCCTCTGGTCAAGTG GTGGCCAGATTATTTGGGCCTGCAATTTTCGAAGCTTCCAAGCTCAAAGTTTTATTCCTGGGAACTCATGAGGAGAATCATCCTGCACAGCTCCCCAGGACATATACGCTAACGCACAGTGATATCACATCCAAGATTACGGTTGCCATTTCCCAAACTATCAATAAGGATCAG TTACAGGGGTGGTACAACAGGTTACAGAGGGATGAAGTGCTTGCACAGTGGAAAATGTCTCAGGGCAAAATGTCACTGCACGTCCACTGTCATATCAGTGGAGGGCATTGGCTTCTCGACGCCATAGCTAAGCTCAGATTTTACATATTTCGAAAGGAGTTACCAGTG GTGCTGGAGGCATTCAGGCATGGGGATAGAGCTCTTTTTGAGAAGCACCCAGCGTTGGAAGATGCGCTGGTTTGGGTGTATTTCCATTCCAACGTCAGACAATTCAAACGCCTCGAGTGTTGGGGATCTCTCGCTCAAGCTTCGAAG TAG
- the LOC131051309 gene encoding protein STAY-GREEN 1, chloroplastic isoform X2, producing the protein MKSDSEIAAMAAGIAGRTVPCLQLKNAPAPLPHFGRGTLFQSQLGFKKNRYQIKRSSSGQVVARLFGPAIFEASKLKVLFLGTHEENHPAQLPRTYTLTHSDITSKITVAISQTINKDQLQGWYNRLQRDEVLAQWKMSQGKMSLHVHCHISGGHWLLDAIAKLRFYIFRKELPVVLEAFRHGDRALFEKHPALEDALVWVYFHSNVRQFKRLECWGSLAQASKWRNN; encoded by the exons ATGAAATCTGATTCAGAGATTGCCGCCATGGCAGCAGGAATAGCAGGAAGAACGGTCCCTTGCCTGCAGCTTAAGAATGCCCCTGCTCCTTTACCCCATTTTGGCAGGGGAACATTGTTTCAATCTCAATTAGGGTTTAAGAAGAACAGATACCAGATAAAGAGATCATCCTCTGGTCAAGTG GTGGCCAGATTATTTGGGCCTGCAATTTTCGAAGCTTCCAAGCTCAAAGTTTTATTCCTGGGAACTCATGAGGAGAATCATCCTGCACAGCTCCCCAGGACATATACGCTAACGCACAGTGATATCACATCCAAGATTACGGTTGCCATTTCCCAAACTATCAATAAGGATCAG TTACAGGGGTGGTACAACAGGTTACAGAGGGATGAAGTGCTTGCACAGTGGAAAATGTCTCAGGGCAAAATGTCACTGCACGTCCACTGTCATATCAGTGGAGGGCATTGGCTTCTCGACGCCATAGCTAAGCTCAGATTTTACATATTTCGAAAGGAGTTACCAGTG GTGCTGGAGGCATTCAGGCATGGGGATAGAGCTCTTTTTGAGAAGCACCCAGCGTTGGAAGATGCGCTGGTTTGGGTGTATTTCCATTCCAACGTCAGACAATTCAAACGCCTCGAGTGTTGGGGATCTCTCGCTCAAGCTTCGAAG TGGAGAAATAATTGA
- the LOC131051309 gene encoding protein STAY-GREEN 1, chloroplastic isoform X1, whose product MKSDSEIAAMAAGIAGRTVPCLQLKNAPAPLPHFGRGTLFQSQLGFKKNRYQIKRSSSGQVVARLFGPAIFEASKLKVLFLGTHEENHPAQLPRTYTLTHSDITSKITVAISQTINKDQLQGWYNRLQRDEVLAQWKMSQGKMSLHVHCHISGGHWLLDAIAKLRFYIFRKELPVVLEAFRHGDRALFEKHPALEDALVWVYFHSNVRQFKRLECWGSLAQASKGAPHVVKTLEEEKIEEWEMPRHCPHPCDCCFPPLSLLLRPQDPKQFMEES is encoded by the exons ATGAAATCTGATTCAGAGATTGCCGCCATGGCAGCAGGAATAGCAGGAAGAACGGTCCCTTGCCTGCAGCTTAAGAATGCCCCTGCTCCTTTACCCCATTTTGGCAGGGGAACATTGTTTCAATCTCAATTAGGGTTTAAGAAGAACAGATACCAGATAAAGAGATCATCCTCTGGTCAAGTG GTGGCCAGATTATTTGGGCCTGCAATTTTCGAAGCTTCCAAGCTCAAAGTTTTATTCCTGGGAACTCATGAGGAGAATCATCCTGCACAGCTCCCCAGGACATATACGCTAACGCACAGTGATATCACATCCAAGATTACGGTTGCCATTTCCCAAACTATCAATAAGGATCAG TTACAGGGGTGGTACAACAGGTTACAGAGGGATGAAGTGCTTGCACAGTGGAAAATGTCTCAGGGCAAAATGTCACTGCACGTCCACTGTCATATCAGTGGAGGGCATTGGCTTCTCGACGCCATAGCTAAGCTCAGATTTTACATATTTCGAAAGGAGTTACCAGTG GTGCTGGAGGCATTCAGGCATGGGGATAGAGCTCTTTTTGAGAAGCACCCAGCGTTGGAAGATGCGCTGGTTTGGGTGTATTTCCATTCCAACGTCAGACAATTCAAACGCCTCGAGTGTTGGGGATCTCTCGCTCAAGCTTCGAAG GGAGCACCTCATGTTGTGAAGACATTAGAAGAGGAGAAAATAGAGGAATGGGAGATGCCGAGACATTGTCCACATCCATGTGATTGTTGTTTTCCTCCACTTAGTCTTCTCCTTCGGCCACAAGATCCAAAACAATTTATGGAGGAGAGCTGA
- the LOC131051301 gene encoding protein STAY-GREEN homolog, chloroplastic-like codes for MAAGIGGRTVPCLQITPASSPHSARGRFLGTLFQSQLGFKNRYQINKSSSVQVVARLFGPAIFEASKLKVLFLGTHEENHPAELPRTYTLTHSDITSKITLAISQTINKDQLQGWCNRIQRDEVLAQWKMSQGKMSLHVHCRISGGHWLLDAIAKIRFYIFRKELPVVLEAFRHGDRALFEKHPELEDALVWVYFHSIVRQFKRLECWGCLPQASKV; via the exons ATGGCAGCAGGAATTGGAGGAAGAACGGTCCCTTGCCTGCAGATTACCCCTGCTTCTTCACCCCATTCGGCCAGGGGAAGATTTTTGGGAACTCTGTTTCAATCTCAATTAGGGTTTAAGAACAGATACCAGATAAATAAATCATCCTCTGTTCAAGTG GTGGCCAGATTATTTGGGCCTGCAATTTTCGAAGCTTCCAAGCTCAAGGTTTTATTCCTGGGAACCCATGAGGAGAATCATCCTGCTGAGCTCCCCAGAACTTATACACTAACACACAGTGATATCACATCCAAGATTACGCTTGCTATTTCCCAAACTATCAATAAGGATCAG TTGCAGGGGTGGTGCAACAGGATACAGAGGGATGAAGTACTTGCACAGTGGAAAATGTCTCAGGGCAAAATGTCACTGCACGTCCACTGTCGTATCAGTGGAGGGCATTGGCTCCTGGACGCCATAGCTAAGATCAGATTTTACATCTTTCGAAAGGAGTTACCAGTG GTGCTGGAGGCATTCAGGCATGGGGACAGAGCTCTTTTTGAGAAGCACCCAGAGTTAGAGGATGCCCTGGTTTGGGTGTATTTCCATTCCATCGTCAGACAATTCAAACGCCTCGAATGTTGGGGTTGCCTCCCACAAGCTTCCAAGGTCTGA